The Triticum aestivum cultivar Chinese Spring chromosome 7B, IWGSC CS RefSeq v2.1, whole genome shotgun sequence genome window below encodes:
- the LOC123157423 gene encoding cryptochrome DASH, chloroplastic/mitochondrial isoform X2, which translates to MLHHHLLSSSASSFPPAAAQSLLLLPRPPAAILRALISMAASTSSSIPFRPPRAVLAAAVPSLGAEETAAAADEAFRRHTSPGLRRAVGAGGVAVVWFRSDLRVLDNEALARAWAASGVVLPVYCVDPRALAGATHRFGFPKTGALRAQFLIECLGDLKRNLQKRGLDLLVRHGKPEDILPAIAKAVSAHTVYAHKETCSEELLVERLVRRGLEQVVLPQGQGGASGRNNRPLSPKLQLVWGATMYHTDDLPFPVSNLPDVYTQFRKAVESKSSVRSCGKLPPSLGPAPGSGLDELGGWGSIPTLESLGLSVTKAEKGMRFVGGESAALGRVHEYFWKNDQVKVYKETRNGMLGPDYSTKFSPWLASGSLSPRYVCEEVKRYEKQQVANDSTYWVLFELIWRDYFRFLSAKYGNSIFHLGGPRKVASKWSQDEALFESWKDGRTGYPLIDANMKELLATGFMSNRGRQIVCSFLVRDMGIDWRMGAEWFETCLLDYDPASNYGNWTYGAAGPLTGVGNDPREDRYFSIPKQAKTYDPDGKYVAYWLPELRSLAKERRNFPGASYIKQVVPLKFDGGHQRKDQQFNRQTRPKNIYRRQK; encoded by the exons atgctccaccaccacctcctctcctcctccgcctcctccttccctcccgccgccgcgcaatcactcctcctcctcccgagaCCGCCGGCCGCCATCCTCCGCGCCCTCATCTCCATGGCCGCCTCGACCTCGAGCTCGATCCCGTTCCGCCCCCCGCGCGCCGTGCtggcggcggcggtgccgtcccTCGGCGCCGAGGAGACCGCGGCCGCGGCCGACGAGGCCTTCCGGAGGCACACCTCGCCGGGCCTTCGGAGGGCAGTCGGCGCGGGGGGCGTGGCCGTCGTGTGGTTCAGGAGCGACCTCCGGGTGCTGGACAACGAGGCGCTGGCGCGCGCGTGGGCGGCCTCCGGCGTCGTCCTCCCCGTCTACTGCGTCGACCCCCGCGCCCTCGCCGGCGCCACCCACCGCTTCGGCTTCCCCAAGACCGGAG CATTGAGGGCGCAGTTCCTGATAGAGTGCCTGGGAGACCTGAAGCGGAACCTGCAGAAGCGCGGGCTCGACCTGCTCGTCCGGCACGGCAAGCCTGAAGACATCCTCCCTGCGATCGCCAAGGCCGTCAGTGCACACACA GTCTATGCCCACAAGGAGACCTGCAGCGAGGAGCTCCTCGTGGAGCGCCTCGTGCGCAGAGGCTTGGAGCAGGTGGTTCTCCCTCAAGGACAGGGAGGAGCTTCTGGCCGGAATAATAGGCCTCTCAGCCCCAAGCTTCAGCTCGTCTGGGGAGCGACGATGTACCACACCGACGATCTCCCGTTCCCGGTGAGCAACCTGCCGGACGTGTACACACAGTTCAGAAAG GCGGTCGAGTCGAAGTCCTCGGTCCGGAGCTGTGGCAAGCTGCCGCCTTCGCTCGGGCCGGCCCCGGGCTCCGGCCTGGATGAGCTCGGCGGGTGGGGGTCGATACCGACTCTGGAGTCACTGGGCCTAAGTGTAACGAAGGCAG AGAAGGGAATGCGTTTCGTCGGAGGGGAGAGCGCGGCTCTCGGAAGGGTTCACGAGTACTTCTGGAAGAATGATCAGGTGAAAGTCTACAAAGAGACCAGGAACGGCATGCTTGGGCCGGACTACTCCACCAAGTTCTCCCCTTGGCTTGCCTCCGGCAGCCTTTCGCCGCGCTATGTTTGCGAAGAG GTTAAGAGATATGAGAAGCAGCAAGTGGCAAATGATTCCACATACTG GGTTTTGTTTGAGCTGATATGGAGGGACTACTTCAGATTCCTTTCAGCAAAATATGGGAACTCCATTTTCCACTTGG GGGGGCCGAGAAAAGTGGCGTCCAAGTGGAGCCAAGATGAGGCGTTGTTCGAATCTTGGAAAGATGGTCGGACCGG GTACCCTCTTATTGATGCCAACATGAAGGAGCTCTTAGCTACTGGTTTCATGTCCAACCGTGGCCGTCAG ATTGTCTGCTCTTTTTTGGTCCGGGACATGGGTATCGACTGGCGAATGGGAGCTGAATGGTTTGAAACATGCCTTCTGGATTATGACCCGGCTTCTAATTATGGCAATTGGACATATGGAGCAG CTGGACCCTTGACAGGAGTTGGCAATGATCCACGAGAAGACCGATACTTTAGCATACCCAAGCAA GCCAAGACGTACGATCCTGACGGCAAATATGTCGCGTACTGGCTACCGGAGCTCCGGTCGCTAGCAAAGGAAAGGAGAAACTTCCCAGGCGCTTCATACATCAAGCAGGTCGTCCCACTGAAGTTTGATGGTGGGCATCAGAGAAAAGATCAGCAATTCAACAGGCAGACAAGGCCAAAGAACATTTACAGAAGACAAAAATGA
- the LOC123157423 gene encoding cryptochrome DASH, chloroplastic/mitochondrial isoform X3, which produces MLHHHLLSSSASSFPPAAAQSLLLLPRPPAAILRALISMAASTSSSIPFRPPRAVLAAAVPSLGAEETAAAADEAFRRHTSPGLRRAVGAGGVAVVWFRSDLRVLDNEALARAWAASGVVLPVYCVDPRALAGATHRFGFPKTGALRAQFLIECLGDLKRNLQKRGLDLLVRHGKPEDILPAIAKAVSAHTVYAHKETCSEELLVERLVRRGLEQVVLPQGQGGASGRNNRPLSPKLQLVWGATMYHTDDLPFPVSNLPDVYTQFRKAVESKSSVRSCGKLPPSLGPAPGSGLDELGGWGSIPTLESLGLSVTKAEKGMRFVGGESAALGRVHEYFWKNDQVKVYKETRNGMLGPDYSTKFSPWLASGSLSPRYVCEEVKRYEKQQVANDSTYWVLFELIWRDYFRFLSAKYGNSIFHLGGPRKVASKWSQDEALFESWKDGRTGYPLIDANMKELLATGFMSNRGRQIVCSFLVRDMGIDWRMGAEWFETCLLDYDPASNYGNWTYGAGVGNDPREDRYFSIPKQAKTYDPDGKYVAYWLPELRSLAKERRNFPGASYIKQVVPLKFDGGHQRKDQQFNRQTRPKNIYRRQK; this is translated from the exons atgctccaccaccacctcctctcctcctccgcctcctccttccctcccgccgccgcgcaatcactcctcctcctcccgagaCCGCCGGCCGCCATCCTCCGCGCCCTCATCTCCATGGCCGCCTCGACCTCGAGCTCGATCCCGTTCCGCCCCCCGCGCGCCGTGCtggcggcggcggtgccgtcccTCGGCGCCGAGGAGACCGCGGCCGCGGCCGACGAGGCCTTCCGGAGGCACACCTCGCCGGGCCTTCGGAGGGCAGTCGGCGCGGGGGGCGTGGCCGTCGTGTGGTTCAGGAGCGACCTCCGGGTGCTGGACAACGAGGCGCTGGCGCGCGCGTGGGCGGCCTCCGGCGTCGTCCTCCCCGTCTACTGCGTCGACCCCCGCGCCCTCGCCGGCGCCACCCACCGCTTCGGCTTCCCCAAGACCGGAG CATTGAGGGCGCAGTTCCTGATAGAGTGCCTGGGAGACCTGAAGCGGAACCTGCAGAAGCGCGGGCTCGACCTGCTCGTCCGGCACGGCAAGCCTGAAGACATCCTCCCTGCGATCGCCAAGGCCGTCAGTGCACACACA GTCTATGCCCACAAGGAGACCTGCAGCGAGGAGCTCCTCGTGGAGCGCCTCGTGCGCAGAGGCTTGGAGCAGGTGGTTCTCCCTCAAGGACAGGGAGGAGCTTCTGGCCGGAATAATAGGCCTCTCAGCCCCAAGCTTCAGCTCGTCTGGGGAGCGACGATGTACCACACCGACGATCTCCCGTTCCCGGTGAGCAACCTGCCGGACGTGTACACACAGTTCAGAAAG GCGGTCGAGTCGAAGTCCTCGGTCCGGAGCTGTGGCAAGCTGCCGCCTTCGCTCGGGCCGGCCCCGGGCTCCGGCCTGGATGAGCTCGGCGGGTGGGGGTCGATACCGACTCTGGAGTCACTGGGCCTAAGTGTAACGAAGGCAG AGAAGGGAATGCGTTTCGTCGGAGGGGAGAGCGCGGCTCTCGGAAGGGTTCACGAGTACTTCTGGAAGAATGATCAGGTGAAAGTCTACAAAGAGACCAGGAACGGCATGCTTGGGCCGGACTACTCCACCAAGTTCTCCCCTTGGCTTGCCTCCGGCAGCCTTTCGCCGCGCTATGTTTGCGAAGAG GTTAAGAGATATGAGAAGCAGCAAGTGGCAAATGATTCCACATACTG GGTTTTGTTTGAGCTGATATGGAGGGACTACTTCAGATTCCTTTCAGCAAAATATGGGAACTCCATTTTCCACTTGG GGGGGCCGAGAAAAGTGGCGTCCAAGTGGAGCCAAGATGAGGCGTTGTTCGAATCTTGGAAAGATGGTCGGACCGG GTACCCTCTTATTGATGCCAACATGAAGGAGCTCTTAGCTACTGGTTTCATGTCCAACCGTGGCCGTCAG ATTGTCTGCTCTTTTTTGGTCCGGGACATGGGTATCGACTGGCGAATGGGAGCTGAATGGTTTGAAACATGCCTTCTGGATTATGACCCGGCTTCTAATTATGGCAATTGGACATATGGAGCAG GAGTTGGCAATGATCCACGAGAAGACCGATACTTTAGCATACCCAAGCAA GCCAAGACGTACGATCCTGACGGCAAATATGTCGCGTACTGGCTACCGGAGCTCCGGTCGCTAGCAAAGGAAAGGAGAAACTTCCCAGGCGCTTCATACATCAAGCAGGTCGTCCCACTGAAGTTTGATGGTGGGCATCAGAGAAAAGATCAGCAATTCAACAGGCAGACAAGGCCAAAGAACATTTACAGAAGACAAAAATGA
- the LOC123157423 gene encoding cryptochrome DASH, chloroplastic/mitochondrial isoform X1 → MLHHHLLSSSASSFPPAAAQSLLLLPRPPAAILRALISMAASTSSSIPFRPPRAVLAAAVPSLGAEETAAAADEAFRRHTSPGLRRAVGAGGVAVVWFRSDLRVLDNEALARAWAASGVVLPVYCVDPRALAGATHRFGFPKTGALRAQFLIECLGDLKRNLQKRGLDLLVRHGKPEDILPAIAKAVSAHTVYAHKETCSEELLVERLVRRGLEQVVLPQGQGGASGRNNRPLSPKLQLVWGATMYHTDDLPFPVSNLPDVYTQFRKAVESKSSVRSCGKLPPSLGPAPGSGLDELGGWGSIPTLESLGLSVTKSEKGMRFVGGESAALGRVHEYFWKNDQVKVYKETRNGMLGPDYSTKFSPWLASGSLSPRYVCEEVKRYEKQQVANDSTYWVLFELIWRDYFRFLSAKYGNSIFHLGGPRKVASKWSQDEALFESWKDGRTGYPLIDANMKELLATGFMSNRGRQIVCSFLVRDMGIDWRMGAEWFETCLLDYDPASNYGNWTYGAAGPLTGVGNDPREDRYFSIPKQAKTYDPDGKYVAYWLPELRSLAKERRNFPGASYIKQVVPLKFDGGHQRKDQQFNRQTRPKNIYRRQK, encoded by the exons atgctccaccaccacctcctctcctcctccgcctcctccttccctcccgccgccgcgcaatcactcctcctcctcccgagaCCGCCGGCCGCCATCCTCCGCGCCCTCATCTCCATGGCCGCCTCGACCTCGAGCTCGATCCCGTTCCGCCCCCCGCGCGCCGTGCtggcggcggcggtgccgtcccTCGGCGCCGAGGAGACCGCGGCCGCGGCCGACGAGGCCTTCCGGAGGCACACCTCGCCGGGCCTTCGGAGGGCAGTCGGCGCGGGGGGCGTGGCCGTCGTGTGGTTCAGGAGCGACCTCCGGGTGCTGGACAACGAGGCGCTGGCGCGCGCGTGGGCGGCCTCCGGCGTCGTCCTCCCCGTCTACTGCGTCGACCCCCGCGCCCTCGCCGGCGCCACCCACCGCTTCGGCTTCCCCAAGACCGGAG CATTGAGGGCGCAGTTCCTGATAGAGTGCCTGGGAGACCTGAAGCGGAACCTGCAGAAGCGCGGGCTCGACCTGCTCGTCCGGCACGGCAAGCCTGAAGACATCCTCCCTGCGATCGCCAAGGCCGTCAGTGCACACACA GTCTATGCCCACAAGGAGACCTGCAGCGAGGAGCTCCTCGTGGAGCGCCTCGTGCGCAGAGGCTTGGAGCAGGTGGTTCTCCCTCAAGGACAGGGAGGAGCTTCTGGCCGGAATAATAGGCCTCTCAGCCCCAAGCTTCAGCTCGTCTGGGGAGCGACGATGTACCACACCGACGATCTCCCGTTCCCGGTGAGCAACCTGCCGGACGTGTACACACAGTTCAGAAAG GCGGTCGAGTCGAAGTCCTCGGTCCGGAGCTGTGGCAAGCTGCCGCCTTCGCTCGGGCCGGCCCCGGGCTCCGGCCTGGATGAGCTCGGCGGGTGGGGGTCGATACCGACTCTGGAGTCACTGGGCCTAAGTGTAACGAAG TCAGAGAAGGGAATGCGTTTCGTCGGAGGGGAGAGCGCGGCTCTCGGAAGGGTTCACGAGTACTTCTGGAAGAATGATCAGGTGAAAGTCTACAAAGAGACCAGGAACGGCATGCTTGGGCCGGACTACTCCACCAAGTTCTCCCCTTGGCTTGCCTCCGGCAGCCTTTCGCCGCGCTATGTTTGCGAAGAG GTTAAGAGATATGAGAAGCAGCAAGTGGCAAATGATTCCACATACTG GGTTTTGTTTGAGCTGATATGGAGGGACTACTTCAGATTCCTTTCAGCAAAATATGGGAACTCCATTTTCCACTTGG GGGGGCCGAGAAAAGTGGCGTCCAAGTGGAGCCAAGATGAGGCGTTGTTCGAATCTTGGAAAGATGGTCGGACCGG GTACCCTCTTATTGATGCCAACATGAAGGAGCTCTTAGCTACTGGTTTCATGTCCAACCGTGGCCGTCAG ATTGTCTGCTCTTTTTTGGTCCGGGACATGGGTATCGACTGGCGAATGGGAGCTGAATGGTTTGAAACATGCCTTCTGGATTATGACCCGGCTTCTAATTATGGCAATTGGACATATGGAGCAG CTGGACCCTTGACAGGAGTTGGCAATGATCCACGAGAAGACCGATACTTTAGCATACCCAAGCAA GCCAAGACGTACGATCCTGACGGCAAATATGTCGCGTACTGGCTACCGGAGCTCCGGTCGCTAGCAAAGGAAAGGAGAAACTTCCCAGGCGCTTCATACATCAAGCAGGTCGTCCCACTGAAGTTTGATGGTGGGCATCAGAGAAAAGATCAGCAATTCAACAGGCAGACAAGGCCAAAGAACATTTACAGAAGACAAAAATGA
- the LOC123157424 gene encoding uncharacterized protein — translation MGMEHLMSVVNPSSGYISQRGFERRGDGTMEEMKERQKQRTEKMMEDYQNTESRDGAIRCPIPCKSSRPYREYDFKSAQDLSDFMVSKASPPYFMGSPPVRASNPLVNDRQFRAWKVQSVDESLGIPIPTRGYCVGYNKRAGSTTED, via the exons ATGGGTATGGAGCATTTGATGAGTGTCGTGAATCCTTCATCAG GTTACATCTCACAAAGAGGTTTCGAACGTCGTGGTGATGGAACGATGGAGGAAATGAAAGAGCGACAGAAACAGAGGACAGAAAAAATGATGGAAGACTACCAAAACACAGAAAGCAGAGATGGAGCGATCAGATGTCCAATTCCATGCAAAAGCAGCAG ACCGTACAGGGAGTATGATTTTAAAAGTGCACAAGATCTCTCTGATTTTATGGTGAGCAAG GCTTCTCCTCCATACTTCATGGGATCTCCACCAGTTCGTGCAAGCAATCCCCTTGTCAATGACAGGCAGTTCCGTGCTTGGAAAGTACAAAGCGTTGATGAGTCGCTCGGCATTCCTATACCAACCAGGGGCTACTGCGTTGGCTACAACAAAAGGGCAGGGTCTACTACAGAGGACTGA